Part of the Nicotiana sylvestris chromosome 2, ASM39365v2, whole genome shotgun sequence genome, gaagcagaatatgtatAATCAGCATCCTGCTGTGGTCAAGTGTTGTGGACCAAGCAACAAATTGGAAGAACTTCAGTCCAACTCAAGAGGGACAAATACAGTGACTGCTAAAGATCAAGTTGCAGACATCTTCACCAAAAAGCCCTGGGAAGAAAGCATTCCCAGAAAGATTGCCTTGCACTGGGGGATGATGAAACCCAACTGGGAACGTGGTTCCTCATTATTAGTTATGAAAGTTATAGTTAGATAAAATCTAGCTAAAGTGTTTTATGGCTAATTCTAACTCACCTCTATATCGTTACAGGTAGACACGCATGATGACTACAGAAGCAGATGCTGCAGTGCATGATGAATAAGGGGATAAAACTCACTTGCCAGACCTATCAGGGAACCTAATTCTCTAACGCAGGTTAGTAGCTTCTTTGTTCTTTCATACACAATTTAAAATGAACAAAAGACAATGTCACATCATCATCAACGTGACAGTCTCTTTAAAGTTGTGTCTCTTCAGCCAATATGTCATAGCCCAAAAGTCACTCCTTTTTCTAAACGATACATTTCCCAAGTAAAAGGGTGTCGCCATTTCATAACGGGTCCCTTATCATAATTAAATCAACATCACAACCCGTTCTCTTCCAAACTCAAAATTCCCTGTTTGTCTTCTCTCTTCTCAAATCACAATCTTTCGAGAATAATTTCTTTATGTATGAAAATCAAGCAACCCTTAGTATGCCTGACAACACTGTGATTGAGTCCTCACCAGTCAGTAGTTCATAGGTGAACCTCTCTCCCAACACTGTCACTAGTCCAAACCCTAAAGAAGAGTCTCCTCCACACTCCACTCCCTCTCCTACTCACTCCGAGTCCACTCTTCATCTGAGTGAGTCTGAGAATGTCTGTCCTTCTCCAGTCTCACTAGTCAAACCGAGTCAACAAGATAAACAAGGGAACCTCATTAAGGAACCTTCAACTCTATCCATGGCTGAGCACTTGAGTGAAGATCTGGTGACTAGTCATGAAGATATTGAGATCACCAGGACAAGTTGTGACTCTAAAGGTATCACTCCTTCGTCTGTTGAAATCGCAATGGAACCACAAGAAAATGAGGGAATAGAGAATGCATTTTCCATTGCGTCAGAAGGGGTCATTATAGAGGAATGTGCAGGAGGGTCTGAGCCTCAGGGGGAAGAGATAGAAGAAGAGGGAGCAATTGTATCATTTGAACAGCCGACACAAGATGATGCTACTGGGGCGTTAAATCTGATTTTAATGATGAAAATAATATAGCTGTGCATCATGGATAACTATTCAAAGATTAAAGGAATCAATTAGAGAAGCTCAAGGAATCAAGGAGTTACTACGAGATTTGATAGTTTATgtgagtccaccaaactgtagagtacctggtcctataTGAGATAATGCTAACAAAGCTTATGGAAACTGAAAGTAAAGAAGAcaagagatttttacgtggaaaaatcccacacaaggggatcaaaaaaccacgacctactcttgtaggattttaacttcactaacttgcaatctccctattacaagccactttgcaataacccCATTACAAAGGCTTCCACTAACTTGTGATgatctcaccacaagccactttataactctactagttacaaaggctttaaacttatgactattcctagtcacaacataaactcggaagtttacagatttttggttttttcctaagacaaagcttctaagaaagcaaactaggaaaaTCTTCATGCATTcagtgatttttgtttttttcctaagacaaagcttctaagaaagcaaactaggaaatacaatgaagaacaaataacaagattacaactcaactacggatgtacATATACTCAATAacaaactgatccttagtggaatagtcttcttgttcttgacacaccagtgacttcaatgccggataaAAAAtgttatgcttgagagaatatcactgaatgcacgaagatgttgtgccttgcaccaggttgttatatcacaaaagacatcacaatggatAATGGTGTCAATTCTTGATACACGCTTCTTCCTAATGAGAAGTGATTGTTGTACTGTCTGCACAACCACTTCTATGCAGTTGCATTCCAGCTGGATAGTCAACTTGTACTTTTGTCAGAGAACACTAACGGACCAGGTCCTATTGTGTTCCACTTCTGTAACAGTTGCGAGATGGTCACTTTCTACTGCTATGTTCCAGCTGtacagttgacttgtacttctgtcagagaactcTAAGGGACtaggtccctattgtgttcccCTTTATAATGAATGCAGATAGCCACTAACTTGTACTTGTGTTAGAGAACCCTAAGGAACAAGGTCaccaggtccctattgtgtttCTTCCTGTGGTCGTTCATTTGTTTGCTGATTTTTAGACTTGGACCAGGTCAGTTGAAATGTATACCATGTAggccaggttctctatctggttctttataacaagtttgttagatcatcaaaacataagaaatatcaggcaaagacattgaaaacccatcaagaTTGAAGAAATCAATCAGGaagcttaaggaaagaaatcaattaacaaAGATCACAAAATCAATGGACAACTACGATGGAAAGAATCAATCAAGCCTAAACTTAAGGCATCAATCAAGTCCGGCACATTCAATCCGGAAGATTTTAGCAGACAAGAAGCATCGAAGATCTTGTAAGATGATTAATCAAGTTGCTATTTTTGGAAGGACCAACAATCAAGGAGTAAACCCGCGTCATCAAGATCTGTAGAAGGAAAGCTATCAATAAGGAAGAGCAACGGCAAATAACcatattcttggaaagaatcaatatCTTTCCAAGGATaaaatctcttgggttgtcaaaATCTCTTCAGCAAACGGCCTTCACCAAAGTATTTATACTCAGCATCAAGCCTTAGACACgtatactttgatcgaaccaaacaccctctctttgttctactACAAACAAACATTGTAACTCTCTAAGACCTGCtgtgtaacaagttagagaagaaagagagaacaacactagtgaggcattgtatcaaaagagacgaGTGATATAGGAACTGAGCTATCACGTCATTTTCATTGTACTCGAAGAAATGCATTCactaaagagaactcccttgcaacccaaggagACTGGACCAGGATTCACtttgaatccgaaccagtataaaaattctggtgtctttaattcctgcatttaCTTTCAGCATCTTATATTTTGTTATTACAACTATTAGTTTATTACATCTAGTCAACTATTTGAAAAATAGTCAACTAACAAAGATTAAGTTTAAAAATTTACAATtcacccccctcttgtactttcaattggtaatAGAGCAAGACTcgcatttttcttttgcttaacagCTTGTGAGAAAAGATTATGGCAAATCAAGTTATCATAGGAGCTCTCTTCCAGGAAGGAACTTCAAAAGTTAGACCACCATACTTCAATGGATAATATTTCTCTCACTGGAAAGTTCGTATGGATATCTATGCCAAGGCATATGATGTTAAAGTTTGAAGAGTCATCAAAAAGGGAAACTATCCCCTGCTAGCTGCTACTCCACCACTTGCTAATCCTGAAGATATAGACTCATATACAAAAGAGTAAATGGAAGTGGTACAAGTTAACAATAAAGTGAGAAACCTGCTTTATAACGCCATAAGTGGTGAGGAGTATGAGAAAATCTCTAGCTATGACACAGCCAAAGAAATGTGGGACAAGCTTGAGGTTACACACAAAGGAACCAGGAAAGTAAAGAAAACACATATCAACATGTTGGTTCATGATTACGAATTCTTTTCAACGAAAGAAGGAGAGTGTATTGAAGAGATGTTTGCCAGATTCAACAAAATAATTAGCGATCTAAAAGCATTTGGCAAACCATATACGAGTGGTGATCAAGTCAGAAAAATTCTCAGAAGCCTACCAACCACTTGGCAGACCAAAGTAGTCACATTTGAATCTCAGGATCTCAATAAGTTATCCTATGATGAACAACGAGGAGAACTCATATCCTTTGAAAAGACACATCTCAAGAAGACTagtcaagaagaaaaaaggaaaacagTCGCTTTCAAGGCCTCAACTGAAATAGCTGAAAATGAAATCGATGATGATCCTAAAGCTCTACAAGTAGAGATTGCTATGCTATCAAGAAACATGGATAGCTTAATGAGAAGATTTAGGAATACGAGGAAAGGAAGAATTCCACCTAGACTATCCAGGCAATACAATGATCATGACAAGAATGATGGAAAATGCTATAAGTGTGGAAGATTTGGACACATTCAAGCTGAGTGCCCagatctaaaaagaaaaatttccaGAGGCTTTAACAAGAACAAATCTTTTGGAATTTGGAGCGATGAAGACAGTTCAGAACACGAAGAGATAGCAAATCTTTGCTTCATGACGATTTTGGAAAATGAGATAAACAAATCCTCAAGATGCTGGATGAATGAGGACACCTCAGATGACGAATGCAAAGATAACAATGAGAATTGTATCTTGGCACGAGGTGAAGCAAGTGAGGTAAGATCTTATAACTGTGAAAGATTTAATGAATTGCAGAATATTCTTGATTTAACTTTGAAAGAGTCTTAAAAAATGATGAATGAGCTTAAGAGACTCaataaagaagttaaagactggaaact contains:
- the LOC138885757 gene encoding uncharacterized protein yields the protein MEVVQVNNKVRNLLYNAISGEEYEKISSYDTAKEMWDKLEVTHKGTRKVKKTHINMLVHDYEFFSTKEGECIEEMFARFNKIISDLKAFGKPYTSGDQVRKILRSLPTTWQTKVVTFESQDLNKLSYDEQRGELISFEKTHLKKTSQEEKRKTVAFKASTEIAENEIDDDPKALQVEIAMLSRNMDSLMRRFRNTRKGRIPPRLSRQYNDHDKNDGKCYKCGRFGHIQAECPDLKRKISRGFNKNKSFGIWSDEDSSEHEEIANLCFMTILENEINKSSRCWMNEDTSDDECKDNNENCILARGEASEVRSYNCERFNELQNILDLTLKES